A segment of the Salminus brasiliensis chromosome 1, fSalBra1.hap2, whole genome shotgun sequence genome:
CCCCATTTGTTTCACTGTGGTTTTTCGACCTTGCTTCTGGCTGCACATTTTCCAGTTGCTAAGCAACAGTAGCATCAACTGACAGCCGTCTGTGCTAGCTATGCAGCTTCAGCATGTACAAGCAAAAGCCCAGACACCCTGACATTTAACAAGTGGGGTCCTGCTCGCAAATACAACCTCACACTTTAGACACAGAAGGCCTGTGGTCACATGAAATTTTATGaggttttttgtgtttgttataCTAAACAAGCTATGTAACATTTCTTCACGATAATGTTTAAGTGGAAAGTACCTCCAGAGTTGTGAAATGTAAATTACAGCCTTACATTTATTTCTTAAGACTTTATTTAATTTGATCTTTATGTTTCAATTTAATCATTTAACTTTAGTTAGAAAACCTTAATTATTGAAACATTAACATTTTCTATATTGTGAATAACATCCccagtacagttacacttcCTAAATGCAGTATCTGTAGTATAGCTCAGGATCCTCTAATGGCGCATCTTTAGGGTCAGATAACTGTAAGTGATCATGTTGCCATGGAGACATTTTATCTACAGCGAGGAGTAAGGAGACATAGGACATATGATGACCACTTTGACctacatactatatatatatatatatgtgtgtgtgtgtgtgtgtgtgtgtgttatgctctgaaatcaaggatattaatagAGAGATTGTCCCCTGTTGCTGCAGTAGGTGCATTAACTTCCCATTCTGGGaagactttacactagatgtcaGAACATAtgagaaggatttgattgcattcagccctgagagcgagagcatcagtgaggtcaagtgCTGATGTTGGCTGATTCGTTCACTGtcacttcaactcatcccagaagtactgcatggagcttcatcactccttAGAGTGATGGACAGCCCAATGCTGAGGGGGGTGGGGGCTTTTGCTGCTCCatacagctgctccagagcgtcctgAAAATCTGAATTTGTTGTTtcagtgatgtcataaaaaataaaatatttaaatatatttacatatttaatttacatttttgtcATCTATCCTTTAGTACTACTCCTCACATTTTCACGCAATTATCTGCACTTTCTACTCCTTCTATTTTAGAAATAGCCActttactcctatttcatttcaggtTTGCTTTCATTCCAGCTTGTCTtcgttcaaaaaaaaaaaagaaaatacccAAATAAATACcgtagcctagtatgaagatgtccgtggCGAGAAATGTGGCGTGAAACtggagtgaaatgtcccaactaaactcctcatttacattccaataaagcttttGACTGATAACATGCCTCtaaagtttgactttttgcaccattacaatacttataggcaactactcatcatGAAACActttaatgctcagtagtgctcatagatgctcctttaatatatttgataacattaataattactaatattacattttaatataacactatagtcattatggctttagaaaaatgttttttggtgaggtggggtagtgctcTATAGGCCCCCGCGGCTCAGCCTAAGCTTtctgcctttgttttccttccattacttttacttttatacttaaAGTAGTTTTgaatccagtacttttacacttttactggagtaaaaagcttaagttgatactttaCCTTCTTtagagatctttttaaaccctagtatctacacttctgcctgagtaatgaatgtgaatacttttggcatctTTGAATACAAGACCATGAAGGATTTAGGCCCTTTAACTCCTCCAAGGCGACGCAACAAGGACCCCGACTGCAGGGGTCGCTGTGTCTCAGTCTGTACGAAAACTGGAAAACGCGCTAGGTGCTTTTTGTCCCACCGCAGAGACCGTAGGAATACCACCGGTAGACATGGTGAGTGAAACAGCAGATTTAGAAAAACAagatttatattaaataaatcctGAATTACCGAGTTTATGCTTTTATTTCAGGATATCTTTAAGAAGCGTAGTTCAGGACAGTCTCGATTTGGTAGCAAACCCTAACGCTATTCTCTATATAAGCGATTTACAGCAGCTGCTGACAGGGACTCAGttgtttatctatttatttgagGTAGTTAATCGTGATATTTGTATAAACCGCTTTGTTTTGATATTTCTCATTATACTGTATAAACACAACTTATATTCCCCACACAATGATAAGACCCATTATAAACTATATTCTATCAGTACGGTTATAGGATGTCACCTTCGTGTGAGTGATCCCAGAGTCCGCGCTTCATCACACAGCGTGTGTTCAGGACGCACAGCAGTGTCTAAAAGACAAAGAggttttttaataataacagtGACCTCAGTGATAAAGAATAAATGCAGCTAGCTACCTGTCCGAAAACAGCTTAGTCCATCCAGCAccttcagcacacacactgaagtgtGTTAGACTCTAGttttctctgtttgtgtcttttctGTCATTATGTCATTTTCAGAAAGCTGTGCAAAAGTCAAAACCATGAAAGGAATTTATACTAGGGACTAAAATATAGTGAGTAGTGTAGTGGTGTAACATTACTGCAAGAGACCCTACTGATATCCTGACCTCTAGTAAATGTATTTGCATCATTAATTcattgttttgctgccagttgTCTCTTGACTGTTTATGATCACGTCTGATTGATTACAGGGACAGAACCAGAGCGGAGGGCACGGCCCTGGAGGCAAGAAAGATGACAAGGTATTCAAACTACAAACAATTCTCAGTCACAGAATAGTGGACTCTAGTTTAatggcaatatatatatatattgtgtgtgtgtgtgtgtgtgcctttcctCTCTCATTATACTTTGCAAAATTCCTGTTTATCTGAAAAAGGATAAGAAGAAGAAATATGAGCCCCCGATTCCTACCAGAGTTggcaagaagaagaaaaagaccaaaGGGCCTGATGCTGCAAGCAAGCTGCCTTTAGGTACTGTCCTGATTCTTTCTGTATGAGCTTTATGTCACAGTAAGTTTCTTCACCACTCCAAAACCACTGATTAAGGCAACATCAACAACCACCAGTATATTTATTGTAGAAATactgtttgtgttgtgtttgtataCAGAATTGTATCATTATGTCACTAAATGTGACTACTGTTTTGCTGGTACTTTCTGTCAATCCCACCTGCTCTGAGGTGTATCGTGATGCATATAATGCATCGAGAAAATATCTGCAAATTTTATTTTTAGGATTGTAGTCAAGTTGAAGTTCGGGTCAAGACCAAGTCTTATTGAAAGTGAGACCCCAAAATATGAACTCCCTTTCGAGACTACAGGGATGGTTCTTGTGgtgtaaaattacatttacccAGTTTCCCCACTTACCACACTTGCTTACCAAGACAtgcttggtgtctgaagtttggtcctttagttttgcactgaagcaAAGTAATAGAAGTCTGTGTCACTGAAACTGTTTTTGGATGATGCAGCAGTTGTTATGTtggccttgtagctccagtgctaaactacaCACTGTTTGAAGCCCAAACAGCTTTAGATAAATCAGCTGTTGGCTGTTTTCTAATCCAGTTTGTTAAATTTGCAAACACAAACGGATGCGTGATTTGGTTTTGGGTTGCTTTTTTCGTGTTTGCGACGTTTAAAAAGGAAACTAATATTATCAAATTCAAGATGCATTTGGGTGTCTAATTTTGCCAAGCCTCAGCTGCAGGTTTGTagtcagtacagtacagtaaagtaGCGAGAATGGCGGGTGATTAAGTGTTTGATCCCTGCTGCAGTGACTCCTCACACTCAGTGCAGACTGAAGCTGCTCAAGCAGGAGCGAATTAAAGACTACCTACTGATGGAGGAGGAGTTCATCAGGAACCAAGAGCAGATGAaacctctggaggagaaacAGGAGGTGGGTCTTTCTCCatagcactctctctctctatctcctctCTTCACAGAAATGTTGACTTTATCATTTTTCTGCTGCAGGAGGAGAGGTCTAAGGTTGATGATCTGAGGGGCACACCAATGTCGGTTGGAACCCTGGAGGAAATTATTGATGATAACCATGCAATCGTGTCCACCTCTGTGGGTTCAGAGCACTATGTCAGTATCCTGTCCTTCGTGGATAAAGACCTGCTGGAGCCTGGCTGCTCTGTTCTGCTCAATCACAAGGTAAATCCAGTCAGgacagactgtagaaaacaaTAGATTATTATTAAAGGCTAAATGCTAAGCATTGCTCATGCTTGGTGAATGTGGTGAATGATTCATTCTGtctgtaaaaatgttttacatgCAGGTCCACGCAGTCATTGGGGTGTTGATGGATGACACTGATCCGCTGGTGACTGTGATGAAGGTGGAAAAAGCCCCACAGGAGACGTATGCTGACATTGGAGGACTGGACAGTCAGATCCAGGAGATTAAGGTGAGAAACTCCATCAGACTGTGAGGGCATCCTGCAGATTTAAGTGTGGAGAAATCAGCAGtgtttttacttaaaatattaaacagcACTGTAAATGAACAGGATTCTGCTTTAGCTGATTCTTAGACAATAGCTTGGTCAACAACCATTTACATAGCCTGAAGTGTCTAAAGTTTACATCTTAAAATTCAGCAGTGGAGTTAtgtggctaacaagtaatggaaatgtacaccccaccagttagcatggtgTGAACTGCATGTTCAAATAATCACCCACTCTCCTCAGACCAGGTGTTCAAGGATCTCTAATACACTTGGTTATGTGGTTTCTGTACTGTATGACTTGCTGCTATCTATAAACATAGACTGAAGCATGGGTAACTTTCAGACTTTGAGATGGCTTCTACTGTTTTTGCCCATTTTAACAACAGTATGCTAAATTACACCCTCCATGTCTTGACTAAATTGGGGTTTAGGGGGTTGTGTACATTTAGTGTTTTGGCTGAAGTCCTGCTTTAACAAACTAATTTTAATCTTCAGGTTTAAGATCAGCTCTTTCTCCCTTTATAATGCTCTCTAATAGGAGTCAGTGGAGCTTCCTCTCACTCACCCAGAGTATTATGAGGAGATGGGGATCAAACCTCCTAAAGGTGTCATTCTGTACGGCCCACCAGGAACAGGTCAGTTGTATTTTCTTCTAAGTGTCCCAACAGAGAGCCAGTTGTTGAATTAGAATTGGACAAAAAATTCTATTTATGTGGCTCGTTCATTTGTTTAGTTTTATCTGACTATTCAGTCAAGGGAGAAGGGAAAACCAGTATTTTTCAAGAAAATTCTCTGTAAAAGTCCAGTGGCTGGGTTGAAcacattcagagtgggtttggtgtgaaattaaTTTTAGAGAAACATACTCCTGATGATTGTAAAACCATTTGCTTTAGGGACTATGTCGTTGCCCAATGCCCTGTATGTATCCATCCACCATGAAAGGATTTTTCGATGTTTTAGAGGTTCAGAAAATCTTCTTAAAACTGGTACAACTGTCTCCGGCATTAGGCAGTTTCAGAACCAACTGAACTAAAAACAGCTTTGAGAGGCATGAAACTATTCAGATTTATGGTTCCATTCACcgccactgtgaacaattctgactagATTTCTCTAGAATTAAGCATCTCACACCactttgttcatgtgtttaatTTTGCAGACAAATGAACAGTCTATAAAATTCCCCTATGATAGTCTATGACAACCCCAGAATATAAATTATAGCTTTTActtaatgtaataattattGCTGTTAGCAAAGGCATTTGTATcataattcttttttattttgattctGGATAataggagggaggggggggtatGGCAGTATTTAAtcgtgttgtgttgtattgtgatGAATTTTGTAGAGATCCAGTTATTTAGCCCCAGATTATATCCGAGTCTCtaagtatcagccgataccagTCTaatccgatctgatctttgtgtttgtataagtaATGCAGACAAACAGTGTAGATGAGATGTGCTGCTGATTTAATTAGTCCagtaaaatctgtttttttgaTGAGACGTTCTGGACTgatagttagttagttagttttaGCAGAGACAATTCTTAAAAAGactgtttaatattttataatacagtCTGTCTCATCTCCCTGACCAGTCAGCTCCCatttcctttaaaacactgcagtcaagtcTGTGTGTAGTGGTTCACACTCTGACCTGATATCTGGTGGTGTTTGGCGACTAAagataaaataatttttaaaggTAAAATAACTTTCATAGTAAAGTGAATGTGCTATGATTAAGGTTTCTATggcatgtgtgtattagcattagtgttagcCTTATTCTAGTTCTCGCTCCTGCAGTGCTCTCCATTAATGTCACCTTGAGGACGCCaggtggcgctctgaacactgtggttaaaacaaagaatttGAACTGGATTTGGATTAACATATACAATGCACAGTCCATTAAATCATCCCCTGGATCAGATTGGGCCATCTCTAAATTTTGCGATCATGATGCATAATATgctttttctgaaatgatgtggATGTCAACAGTGCTTGAAGAAGACTGACCAACTGACCAAAGACCAtcattagtcctgtttaattggatgtAGCTCAGCTAATTTGGAATAAACATTACTGTACCAAGTTTGCCATTGTATTTAGATGTTTTACAATTCTTACTTGTGACAAAAAAtgttgtgtatcatgaaaataaagtaaatatcatcatataatatttttaccatattgcacTCCCCTAGGTAAGACCCTCCTAGCTAAAGCTGTCGCCAATCAGACGTCTGCAACGTTCCTGCGGGTTGTAGGCTCAGAGCTGATTCAGAAGTACCTGGGCGATGGACCCAAACTGGTGCGGGAACTGTTCAGAGTCGCCGAGGAGCATGCGCCTTCCATCGTCTTCATCGATGAGATCGATGCCATAGGAACCAAGAGGTACACAGCACCGGCCtcaattaaaattaattaacttAAACCTGCCGACCTTCATGTTGGCATCGACCAGAGTATTCGAGTCAATCAACACTGTTAAAAAGTGTTATCAGGCTGCTTGTCTGAAGCTACGTAATTAACAACAAAGGAGGGGAGGGtaatcttttaaaaataattttacaatatttatagCAATCTACACATCTCTATATTTGTCCATATTTCGTGGCAGTACTCTAGAACATTTCAAATTCGCCTGCACTTAGCATCCATATTTCTTTTGTAGGTATGACTCGAATTCTGGAGGCGAACGTGAGATCCAGAGGACGATGCTGGAGCTCCTGAACCAGCTAGACGGCTTTGACTCACGCGGAGACGTGAAAGTCATCATGGCCACCAACAGGATAGAGACACTCGACCCTGCTCTAATCAGACCAGGCAAGAGACTCTGTTAACGGGGCTGTCACCTTGTCTGCAAATATTAATACCCCAGTGTTCCCTCAAGGTTGATGCAATGTGACATTATGCAGTGTAACACtaagtattaatattaatacctCACTGTCCTCCAGGCCGAATTGACCGTAAGATAGAGTTCCCCCTGCCGGATGagaaaaccaaaaaaagaaTCTTCCAGATTCACACCAGCAGGATGACTGTGGCTGATGACGTGACCTTGGACGATCTCATCTTAGCTAAAGATGATCTGTCTGGAGCTGATATCAAGGTGAGCGATAGTCAATCGACACCAGTTAACAACTACAAcacctttaacacagtttagacacagctgtgttgatttctctctctctctttctcctttgtctctgttcctctcttctgtctttccctctctctctctctttccctttcatttcttttcattatctttttttcctccttctactgcctctctatctctctgctaTGTCTTTGTGGATTTTGTGTATTGTGCTAATGTATAGGTTTGTGTATGCTGTAGGCTATCTGTACAGAAGCTGGTCTGATGGCTCTGAGAGAGCGCAGGATGAAGGTCACTAATGAAGACTTTAAGAAGTCTAAAGAAAATGTGCTGTATAAGAAACAGGAGGGCACTCCGGAAGGCCTGTACCTCTAACACAgtctttgtgtatgtgtatgcacaACTTGCAGGAAGCCACAAATTCCcccagggttttttttttcttttctaagaaatgtatgtattttgttTGTGTAAAGTGTTCCTCATTTGCTCATTAaaatattttctgtgttttttggagAGAAATGTTTTTCATTCTGAAATTAGGCACAGATAAGAGGATAGGAGTGCACAACATAGTGACATGTAATTTATCACAACAGGGTCACCGTACTGTTTTCTGAGTGTAGGAGGTAAATCATAAACAAGACAAGTTTGGACCAATCCGGTTTTACTCTGGAGCTATACTGTAGCTTATTATTTGGGACATACTGTTATTCACTGACTTTTCACAAGTCACATCAGCATACGGCCCCCAAATCATTAACTGGTACAGTTTAGCTGGACCCTGTTAAGCTTATTTCATCTTAAATCAGCTCATGCTAACGTGCTGTCACCTGTCCTAAGGCCTGTTACAGTGTACCAAGACCATTTGGAGTCTTGGTACGCTGTAACAGGCCTTGGGACAGGTGAGAGAATGTTATCATCAAGATTATAATCAAGGTCTCTTGTCTGTCATACCATTACTTTTACTAGTGAATAATGTACTCAGTTATTGTACTTTTTATTTTGTGGGATCTCTTTCCCCGTCTATACATTTCTGAAAGTCTCTTAGAATCAGTATCACTTCTGAATCTtctaaactttctgaaagctaaCAGCCCCACTGAACACTAGGTGGCAGTAATGACCGTCTGATATGAGGAAAGCAGCCTTGTTTCTTCACAAGAACAAGACACGGTCCACTGTACagaccactgaaccaccacagAGCCCTGAGGGTTCCTAGGCTGCACTTGAGAGCTTTAAAGCTATTCAAGGAGCTCAGATTTATTATAATTACAATTGTACTCTACATCTATATGTAAAATATGCGTTATATGACTAGTGTTTTACTTGTATGAACTGAGAGAAGTTCACAAATGTAGTATACCATGAAGtgtttaacatatatatatatatataaaacatacataaataagTGCCAGAAAAGAGTTGCGGTCTCGTTTAATATATATCCTGGATTACAGTGATCAAATTATCCATAAAAATGAGTTTGTCATGAGTATTTGTCAAGAAACACctagctaataaataaataaattataaattaatctacttaatattataattttaaagaaactGATTCAGATTTCTTCAGACGACATTTAAAAAGGTTgtacaaaagtttttttttctcctaatGCTGAAACATTAGATTATGTTTCACTTCCTAAGACAATACAGAAGATCATCGATATACAGAATAAATAGATTTACAAACCTAAAACCCGACATGTAGCTTAAAATAATACACTAAAATCAGTGATCACACGCCCAAAAGATCCACTCAGACTCCTGAGCACCGACCTGTGGAAGTGTGAGACAGCGCGATCATCCCGCTCTATATTGATGAGGGGTCTATATTGTCTGGTGCAATGCGGGTCTGAACTGTCCAATCAGAGGCCGCCTGTCATCGTTTATTAATATTGCAGGTCCGAATCAACCAATCAGAGGCGTCGTAATAGCACCGCATCACCTACAGATCGCCGGTATCCCTCCGCTTTACGACGCACTAGTGCAGCAAACCGAACCACGTGGGCGAAGAACCAGCAAGCCTTTGCTTTACTCCCACATCCCTGTAGCTCCACATTAAAGGTGGAAGCAGTTGGGCTTCGACTGAAATGTGTAAATCTGGGCGTTTCTACAGTTtatttaacacacacagtatatgacTGTTTAGCCTGCTTTAGTCCAGCAGGTGGCGCCATACTCGCCTCACAACCCGCCAAAAAAAGGCCTTCTCTGATTTTACTCAAACACCCAGAACGTCCCAAAAGATCAGTCTTCCCAGTATAGTGACTATATTCTTTAGACCAAGCTTTAGGGGTCAGCATGAGGTCAGTAACTCACTATACCATATAGTCTTAGCTTTTAACCTGCACAGAAATCCAGAAATCTGTGTCCTAATCCTACACTGTT
Coding sequences within it:
- the psmc1b gene encoding proteasome 26S subunit, ATPase 1b isoform X2; translated protein: MGQNQSGGHGPGGKKDDKDKKKKYEPPIPTRVGKKKKKTKGPDAASKLPLVTPHTQCRLKLLKQERIKDYLLMEEEFIRNQEQMKPLEEKQEEERSKVDDLRGTPMSVGTLEEIIDDNHAIVSTSVGSEHYVSILSFVDKDLLEPGCSVLLNHKVHAVIGVLMDDTDPLVTVMKVEKAPQETYADIGGLDSQIQEIKESVELPLTHPEYYEEMGIKPPKGVILYGPPGTGKTLLAKAVANQTSATFLRVVGSELIQKYLGDGPKLVRELFRVAEEHAPSIVFIDEIDAIGTKRYDSNSGGEREIQRTMLELLNQLDGFDSRGDVKVIMATNRIETLDPALIRPGRIDRKIEFPLPDEKTKKRIFQIHTSRMTVADDVTLDDLILAKDDLSGADIKVCVCCRLSVQKLV
- the psmc1b gene encoding proteasome 26S subunit, ATPase 1b isoform X1, giving the protein MGQNQSGGHGPGGKKDDKDKKKKYEPPIPTRVGKKKKKTKGPDAASKLPLVTPHTQCRLKLLKQERIKDYLLMEEEFIRNQEQMKPLEEKQEEERSKVDDLRGTPMSVGTLEEIIDDNHAIVSTSVGSEHYVSILSFVDKDLLEPGCSVLLNHKVHAVIGVLMDDTDPLVTVMKVEKAPQETYADIGGLDSQIQEIKESVELPLTHPEYYEEMGIKPPKGVILYGPPGTGKTLLAKAVANQTSATFLRVVGSELIQKYLGDGPKLVRELFRVAEEHAPSIVFIDEIDAIGTKRYDSNSGGEREIQRTMLELLNQLDGFDSRGDVKVIMATNRIETLDPALIRPGRIDRKIEFPLPDEKTKKRIFQIHTSRMTVADDVTLDDLILAKDDLSGADIKAICTEAGLMALRERRMKVTNEDFKKSKENVLYKKQEGTPEGLYL